One genomic window of Cannabis sativa cultivar Pink pepper isolate KNU-18-1 chromosome 2, ASM2916894v1, whole genome shotgun sequence includes the following:
- the LOC115719195 gene encoding probable ubiquitin-like-specific protease 2A, producing the protein MNERKKKKKNTTTKTAAEKKFGVFEFDDNDMNIEQVPKKFPPRKLGIHGNKNKANNIPDQSPINKYHVLEIFARGTENVHQDAEAIDVDGEGFHYSYSAVSPNNTRLGDSPVKVENSGVDAYLISSSSSHKVNRDPNGGFQYTYSAVSPNNTRLGDSTVKVENSGVDAYLISSSSSHETKRSGRISFETLSTEMSSLSTSPFCYEENQISPEKQQVQADCGGHKLDDKDKTVKIFPEFFLYRDIQYMKSCLTFSCHCIKLEGSPLTGTPKTFSFQWATDDIINIESDWSESVETALVVLHVKLNTSKIKGNASKTSGFESLRFSVYDPDWAETLEAIKSLGVGYNNKWNIDFDDNIPSGGKHLFGHSSMLSPTSSISSYDERFEDVIYPEGDPDAVIISKRDMELLEPETFINDTIIDFYIKYLANKIQSDKRHRFHFFNSFFFRKLADLDKDPSSAYEGKAAFQRVRKWTRKVNLFEKDFIFIPVNYSLHWSVLVICHPGEVHNLKGEESEATSKVPCILHMDSIKESHKGLKNLIQSYLCEEWKERHGGAAEDVSSKFLKLRFVPLELPQQQNLFDCGIFLLHYVELFLEEAPLEFSPFDISKYSKFLTRNWFLPEEASLKRYVLKKLIYEIHDHSHKTHLADSIKECPSVVPNETDNQEVGVIFLEKIGIASISNPDDCGISLSETSLLRGDQCYRNSDDIAWPSTHANLQLSVPYDRSILSPIEETEEAGGQETRSPLDKEEYHQVGESTSDLFSRFHIEDLETFGNNELPINCREVNEGDPICGTSSGFPTLQEIGLDVVIPISLQDMERPDHLAEPVKEECSSSSGKELTVIVANSSEEGSNEIGSTPTICIENEACVVPDSEENSYDISYIPCIDVENDIDERGRPTENIIRKRNIIRKSTNPPSSSGNAVSDSDELPTTKKQRHEARIGGRRATGSVSK; encoded by the exons ATGAatgagaggaagaagaagaagaagaacacgaCGACGAAGACGGCAGCGGAGAAAAAGTTCGGCGTGTTCGAGTTTGACGACAACGATATGAACATCGAGCAGGTTCCCAAAAAGTTCCCTCCTCGGAAACTCGGAATCCATGGAAACAAGAACAAGGCTAATAATATTCCCGATCAGTCCCCCATAAACAAATACCACGTTCTCGAAATCT TTGCACGTGGCACTGAGAATGTACACCAGGATGCTGAAGCTATTGATGTTGATGGTGAAG GTTTCCACTACTCATATTCTGCTGTATCTCCAAACAATACTCGACTTGGAGATAGTCCTGTCAAAGTGGAGAACTCTGGGGTGGATGCCTATTTGATATCTAGCTCTTCATCTCATAAAGTAAATCGCGATCCTAATGGTGGTTTCCAGTACACATATTCTGCTGTATCTCCGAACAATACTCGACTCGGAGATAGTACTGTCAAAGTGGAGAACTCTGGGGTGGATGCCTATTTGATATCTAGCTCTTCATCCCATGAA ACCAAGCGATCTGGTAGAATATCATTTGAAACCCTCAGTACTGAAATGAGCTCTTTGTCAACTTCACCCTTTTGCTATGAAGAGAATCAAA TTTCCCCGGAGAAACAACAAGTACAGGCAGATTGTGGTGGACATAAACTT GATGACAAAGACAAAACTGTTAAAATCTTccctgaattttttttatatcgaGACATACAATATATGAAATCTTGCTTAACATTTTCATGCCACTGCATCAAACTAGAAGGTTCCCCTTTAACTGGGACTCCCAAAACATTCTCCTTTCAGTGGGCTACTGACgatattattaatattgaatCAGATTGGTCTGAATCG GTCGAAACTGCCCTTGTTGTCCTTCATGTTAAGTTAAATACTTCAAAAATCAAAGGAAATGCTAGTAAAACTTCAG GTTTTGAGTCATTGCGGTTTTCAGTTTATGACCCTGATTGGGCCGAGACACTCGAAGCAATCAAATCATTAGGTGTGGGATACAACAATAAATGGAATATTGATTTTGA TGATAACATACCAAGTGGTGGAAAACATTTGTTTGGGCACAGTAGCATGCTCTCTCCTACGAGTTCCATATCTAG TTATGATGAGCGTTTTGAAGATGTTATCTATCCTGAAGGAGATCCTGATGCAGTTATTATTAGTAAGAGAGACATGGAGCTTCTAGAGCCGGAGACATTTATCAATGATACTATAATCGACTTTTATATTAA GTATCTGGCGAACAAGATTCAATCAGATAAAAGGCACCGTTTCCATTTTTTCAATAGCTTTTTCTTTCGGAAACTTGCTGATTTAGACAAAGATCCATCGAGTGCTTATGAAGGCAAGGCAGCATTTCAACGTGTTCGTAAATGGACGAGGAAAGTCAATCTATTTGAAAAAGACTTCATATTCATTCCGGTAAATTATAG TCTTCATTGGAGTGTGCTTGTCATCTGTCATCCTGGTGAAGTGCATAATCTCAAAG GTGAAGAATCTGAAGCCACATCCAAGGTACCATGCATATTGCACATGGATTCTATTAAGGAAAGTCACAAAGGCCTGAAGAATCTCATCCAAAG TTACCTATGTGAAGAATGGAAAGAGAGGCACGGTGGTGCAGCGGAAGATGTTTCTTCAAAATTCTTAAAATTGAGATTTGTTCCATTGGAG CTGCCACAACAGCAAAATCTATTTGACTGTGGTATTTTCTTGCTACATTATGTGGAGCTTTTTCTGGAGGAAGCTCCTCTTGAGTTCAGCCCCTTTGACATCTCCAAGTATTCCAAATTT TTAACTAGAAATTGGTTCCTACCTGAAGAGGCTTCTCTGAAAAGATATGTATTGAAGAAGCTAATTTATGAGATCCATGATCATTCTCATAAAACACATCTGGCCGATAGCATTAAAGAATGCCCTTCCGTAGTACCCAATGAAACAGATAACCAAGAAGTTGGAGTGATCTTTCTTGAAAAGATAGGCATTGCATCCATTTCCAATCCTGATGATTGTGGAATTTCTTTGTCAGAAACTTCACTCTTAAGAGGTGACCAGTGCTATAGAAACTCAGATGATATTGCCTGGCCGTCGACTCATGCAAATCTACAGCTATCTGTTCCTTATGATAGAAGTATCTTGTCACCGATCGAG GAAACTGAAGAAGCTGGAGGTCAAGAAACCAGGTCGCCATTAGATAAGGAAGAATATCACCAAGTCGGGGAATCTACATCTGATCTTTTCTCAAGGTTCCATATCGAAGACTTAGAGACGTTTGGGAACAATGAACTCCCTATAAACTGTAGGGAAGTTAACGAGGGGGATCCAATATGTGGAACATCTAGTGGTTTTCCAACGTTGCAAGAGATAGGATTAGATGTAGTTATTCCAATCTCACTGCAGGATATGGAGAGACCTGACCATTTGGCTGAACCAGTTAAGGAAGAGTGTTCTTCATCCTCAGGTAAAGAACTTACTGTTATTGTTGCAAATTCTTCCGAAGAGGGTAGTAATGAGATCGGTTCTACTCCCACTATCTGCATAGAAAACGAAGCTTGTGTTGTACCAGATTCTGAAGAGAATAGTTATGATATCAGCTATATCCCTTGTATCGATGTAGAAAATGATATCGACGAAAGGGGTAGGCCAACTGAGAACATCATTCGGAAAAGAAACATCATTCGGAAAAGTACCAATCCTCCTTCAAGCAGTGGCAATGCAGTGTCAGATTCAGACGAATTGCCAACTACAAAGAAGCAAAGACACGAGGCTCGCATAGGTGGAAGACGAGCCACTGGAAGTGTCTCAAAATGA